From Methanomassiliicoccales archaeon, one genomic window encodes:
- a CDS encoding 50S ribosomal protein L22 → MAGYTQQTDPDKTARAIGKEMPISPKDSREICRMIRGKNVTVAISMLEEVEALKRPVPMARYKKGIAHKKGVGPGRFPKKAARAIRKVLEDAKANAEYKGLDADNMRIRVVAAHLGRTIPGYMPRAYGRSSPWNQQTVNIEVILEEVE, encoded by the coding sequence ATGGCAGGGTATACTCAACAAACGGACCCCGACAAAACGGCGCGCGCGATTGGCAAGGAAATGCCTATCTCTCCCAAAGACTCGCGCGAGATATGCCGGATGATCCGTGGTAAGAACGTCACAGTGGCAATTTCTATGCTTGAAGAAGTAGAAGCTCTGAAAAGACCGGTTCCAATGGCCCGTTACAAAAAAGGGATCGCTCATAAAAAGGGGGTAGGGCCGGGGCGGTTCCCAAAAAAAGCAGCGAGAGCCATTCGCAAGGTGTTGGAGGACGCCAAGGCTAACGCTGAGTACAAAGGACTCGATGCGGACAATATGCGGATACGGGTAGTAGCGGCACATCTCGGCCGAACTATACCCGGATACATGCCAAGGGCCTACGGACGGAGCAGCCCCTGGAATCAGCAGACGGTAAACATCGAGGTGATTCTTGAGGAGGTCGAGTGA
- a CDS encoding 30S ribosomal protein S19 has protein sequence MAEEKPLTGTKASRRKQRKKKGAIQARRKKEFTYRGYTLDELLEMPFEEVLGLMPSRVRRTFNRGLNEEQKVTFDKIVAAESEVVRTHRRDIPIVPAFVGKKVAVHNGKEFKEFEIKPEMIGHYLGEFAMTRKPVTHSGPGVGATRSSKFLPLK, from the coding sequence ATGGCTGAGGAAAAACCGCTGACAGGAACCAAGGCCTCGAGAAGGAAGCAAAGAAAGAAGAAGGGCGCGATCCAAGCCAGGCGAAAGAAGGAATTCACCTATCGTGGATATACCTTGGACGAGCTCCTGGAAATGCCTTTTGAAGAGGTCCTGGGGCTCATGCCGTCACGTGTCCGCCGCACCTTCAACAGAGGCTTGAACGAGGAACAGAAGGTGACGTTCGATAAAATCGTGGCAGCTGAATCTGAGGTGGTGCGCACCCATCGTCGCGATATCCCCATTGTTCCTGCATTCGTGGGCAAGAAAGTTGCCGTACACAACGGCAAGGAGTTCAAGGAATTCGAGATCAAACCCGAGATGATTGGGCACTACCTAGGAGAGTTCGCCATGACTCGCAAGCCAGTCACCCACAGTGGCCCTGGTGTTGGTGCTACTAGATCCTCGAAGTTCCTGCCACTCAAGTGA